The sequence GGCGGGCGTGGGCTACGTGCGCCTCGAACGCTTCGCGCGCACCGCCGCGAGCGAGGTCGAAGACGCCGTCGCGACGATGCAGGCCGAAGCCGACGAGACCGGGCGCACGCTCACTGGCCTCGTGCTCGACCTGCGCGGCAACCGTGGCGGGCTGCTCGACCAGGCCGTAGACATCGTTGGCCACTTCGTGCCGCAGGGGTCGGTGGTGGTGTCCACGCGCGGGCGGGCCGCCGAGAGTGAGCGCGTCTATCGCAGCGAGGCGGCGCCCATCGCGCCCGACATGCCGCTCGTGGTGCTCGTGGACGGCGTGAGCGCCTCCGCGAGCGAGATCGTGGCGGGCGCGCTCCAGGACCACGACCGCGCCGTCGTCCTCGGCGAGACAACCTTCGGCAAGGGCCTCGTGCAGATTATCCGCCCGCTGCCCTACAACACGTCGCTCAAGATGACGACCTCGAAGTACTACATCCCCAGCGGGCGCAGCATCCAGAGCGTCACCTACTGGCGCGACGAGGCCGGCGGCCACGCCGACGAGGTGCCCGACTCGCTGCGCCGCGCCTTCGAGACGCTCGGCGGCCGGACCGTCTTCGACGGCCAGGGCATCAACCCCGACATCGAGGCGAGCCTCGGGCCGGTAAGCGAGCTCGAAGAGGCGCTCGTGCGACGGGCGGCCTTCTTCCGCTTTGCCAACCGCTTTGCCGCCGAGACGCCGACGCTGCCGACCGGCTTCGCCGTGGACGACGCGCTGCTGGCCCGTTTCCGCGCCTTCGTAGACGCCGAGGACATCGCCTACGAGACGCGCGCCGAGCGCATGCTCGCCGAACTCGTCGCCGACCTGGACGAGGCGGGCTACGACGCCACCGACGACGAGGTCGCCGACCTCCGCGCCGAGCTGGTCGACGAGAAGGAGGCCGACTTCGAGCGCCACGCGCCGCGCCTCCGCGAGCGGCTGCGCCAGGAGATCCTTTCGCGCTACGTCGGGCAGCCCGCGCAGGTGGCTACTTCGCTCGGCACGGACCCGCAGCTACGGCAGGCCGTGGCCGTCCTCGACGATCGCGCGCGGTACCGGAGCGTGCTCGCACCGCGCTAGAGACTGGGCAGGTGACGCGACGGTGCGGAGAACGGGCCGCGCCGTAGCTTGCGCCTCGGTTTTTCGCCCCACCTGTCCGTTGCTCCGTGGATCCGCTGCACATCGTCCTGCTCCTCGTCACCGGAGCAATTGGCGGATTCATCGCCGGGCTGATCGGGATCGGAGGCGGGGTGATCTTCGGCCCCGTGTTCTTCTTCTACTTCCGCGCGATCGGCGTGGACGAGGCCATCCTGACGCCGCTCGTGTTGGGGACGAGCCTGTTCTGTACGCTGGCGGCGTCGGCGGCGGGCACGGTGAGCCAGCTCAAGAAGGACGGCGTGCATCGCCGGGTGGCGCTCGTGACGGGGGGCTGCGCGGCGGTGGCTGTCCTACTGATGTCGCGGTTCGTGACCACGCGGCCGTGGTACGACGCACGCGCGTTTCAGGTCGTGCTGGGCGTGGTGCTGCTCGTGGTGGTGGTGCGGATGCTGCGCAAGAGTTGGCAGAGTCGGCGTGGTGCGGCGCCTGCGATCGAGGGGGCCGAGCGAACGACGCTGCCGTTCCTCGGCGGGACAGGCCTCGCGGCGGGTTCGCTCGCGGCGGCGGCGGGCGTGGGCGGCGGCGTGATCCTCGTGCCCGCCTACAATAGCCTCGTGCGGCTGCCCCTGCAACGCTCCGTCGGCACCTCCACGGCTACCATCGTGCTGATCTCGCTCATGGGCGTGGCGACGTACGCGTACCTCGGGCTCGGTGCCGACACGCCGTCTACGGCCATCGGCTATGTCGATGTCGGACGGGGCCTGCTGCTGGCGCTGCCGACGATGCTGACCGCTCGCCTCGGCGTGAAGGCGGTCTATCGGCTCAACGTCAACGTCGTCCGGCTCGCCTTCGCGACGTTCGCGGCGTTCGTGGCGCTGCGGCTGCTGTGGGAGGCGATGACTGCGGCCTGAGCGCCCCCATTGGAACCGCCCTCGTGTCCATCGCCCCTGTGCGAGTACATCGCCCTCATGCAAATGGACGCGCCCCGGTCCGGCTGGACCGAGGCGCGGGGGTATGGCTCTGGGGTGGTGGCTCTGAGGCCATAGCTCAGAACCGAAGGCTCAGTCGCCGCCGGCGTCGTCGCCGTGGTTGACGACGAACGTCACCTTGCAGTGCGTGCGGAACATGTGGGTGCCGTCGTCGCCGACCTCGATCTCGAAGGACTCGACCCACACGTGGCGGATGTTCTTGATGGTGCGACCGGCTTCGCGGATGGCGTTTTGTGCGGCGTCGTCGAAGCTGACGGTGGATTGCGAGGAGACCTCGATGGTTTTGGCGATGGACATAGCAGGAGAGGACTGGTGTGAGCGAAAAATGAGCGCCAGGAAGCGCTTCCGAAGACTATGGTGCCTAGCCTACGGGCTAGCGCCCTAAAATCCAAGTAGAATCGGTTTGGACGAGCGGGAACGGGCACGTTGCTTGCGTCCACACGTCCACACGTCCACACGTCCACACGTCCACACGTCCACACGTCCACACGTCCACACGTCCACACGTCCACACGTCCACACGTCCACACGTCCACACGGCTCCTCCATGTGCACCGCCGCCCGCTCCGGCCTCTACGCTCGTTTCTTCGCTGGCTGCATGCACCGCGCCGACGGCACCGACCAACGGCTCTACGGGGACCGCAAGCAGAGCCTGCTCGGCGCTCTACGTGGTACGGTCGTCGAGATCGGAGCCGGTGCGGGGCCGAACGCGCGCTACCTCGCAGCGGGCACGCGCTGGGTCGCCGTCGAGCCGAACGTGCACATGTACCCCTACCTCCAAGAGCAGGCCGACGAGTTCGGCCTCGACGTACGCCCCGAGGTCGGCGTGGCCGAAGCACTGCCCGTGAACGACGCAAGCGCTGATGCGGTCGTGAGCACGCTCGTGCTCTGCTCCGTGGACGACGTGGCACAGGCGCTCGCCGAGGTGCGGCGCGTACTCAAGCCGGGCGGCCGGTTCGTATTCATCGAGCACGTTGCGGCTCAGCGGGGAACGGTGCGGCGCGGGGCGCAGCGGGTGCTGCGTCGCCCGTGGGGCTGGGTGGCCGACGGGTGCCGCCCCGACCGCGAGACGGGGCTGGCCATCGAGGCGGCAGGCTTCGCGTCATTGGACCTGGAGCGCTTCGACGCTGACTTGCCGTTTAACCTCGTCACGCCGCACATCGCCGGGGTGGCGGNNNNNNNNNNNNNNNNNNNNNNNNNNNNNNNNNNNNNNNNNNNNNNNNNNNNNNNNNNNNNNNNNNNNNNNNNNNNNNNNNNNNNNNNNNNNNNNNNNNGTTCGCTGACCGTCGCGGTTCGCTGACCGTCGCGGTTCGCTGACCGTCGCGGTTCGCTGACCGTCGCGGTTCGCTGACCGTCGCGGTTCGCTGACAGCGCGGTGGGCAAAATGCCGTGGGTGACGTAAGGGGCGGGCCCGTATGTTCGTCCGCCTTTTCCGTTCTCGCTTCTACCACGCCTCGCGCCCGCCATGCAAGTCCCCACCACACCCGCGCCGCTCCCCGCCGACCAGGTCCACGCCGCCGTCCGCGACTACTACGGCTCGACCCTCGAAACCAGCGCCGATCTCAAGACGAGTGCGTGCTGCTCCACGGAGGACCTGCCCGCCCAGCACAAGGCCATCCTCGGCCAGCTCGAAGACGAGGTGCTGGCCAAGTTCTACGGCTGCGGCTCGCCGCTCCCGCCTGCGCTCGACGGCTGCACGGTGCTCGACCTCGGCTGCGGCACGGGGCGCGATGTGTTTCTCGCGGCGGCGCTCGCGGGGCCGAACGGCCGCGTGATCGGCGTGGACATGACCGCCGAGCAGTTGGAGGTCGCCGAGCGGCACGCGGCCACGCACGCCGAGCGCTTCGGCTTCGACACCGTCACGACCGACTTCCGCCTCGGCACCATCGAAGACCTCGCGGCGCTCGGCATCGAGGACGACAGCGTAGACGTGGTGATCTCGAACTGCGTGCTCAACCTCACGCCCGACAAGCGCGCCGCCTTCGCCGAGATCGTGCGCGTGCTCAAGCCCGGCGGCGAGCTCTATTTCTCCGACGTGTTCGCCGACCGCCGCATTCCCGCCGACGTGGCCGCCGACCCCGTGATCCACGGCGAGTGCCTCGGCGGCGCGCTCTACGAGGAAGACTTCCGCCGCATGCTCATCGACCTCGGCATCCCGGACTACCGCATCGTCTCGTCGCGGCCCATCGTCGTGGAGGACGAGGCCATCGCCGCGAAGACCGGCGGCATCCAGTTCAGTTCCAAGACCGTGCGCGCGTTCAAGGTGACGAGCCTGGAGGACCGCTGCGAGGACTACGGCCAGGTCGCGTTCTACCGCGGCGGTATCGACGAGCAGCCGCACGCCTTCCTCCTCGACGACCACCATCTCTTCGAGAAGGACCGACCGATGCTCGTCTGCGGCAACTCCGCCGCGATGGTGCAAGAGACGCGCTATGGCCGCTACTTCGACGTGCTCGGCAACCGCAGCACGCACTTCGGCCTCTTCGACTGCGCTCCGGCCCCCGCCAGCGCCGACGGCGAGGCGAGCGGAGGCTGCTGCTGAGCGGCGCTATCG comes from Bacteroidota bacterium and encodes:
- a CDS encoding S41 family peptidase, producing the protein MRAVSRPRPLHFLALALALGVGALLGTGFAYGDDFFAMKKNFTIFGELYEELATGYVDPVDPERMMRAGIEAMLGTLDPYTVFIDEAANEDIDIVTRGRYGGVGVTVSLRGERFTVVEVVEGYSAAEVGMRPGDTILSVDGTPVSEFAQDDLRALLRGTPGTTVDLSVEREGEPGALAFTLTRAEIQLKNVTHSGFLGGEAAGVGYVRLERFARTAASEVEDAVATMQAEADETGRTLTGLVLDLRGNRGGLLDQAVDIVGHFVPQGSVVVSTRGRAAESERVYRSEAAPIAPDMPLVVLVDGVSASASEIVAGALQDHDRAVVLGETTFGKGLVQIIRPLPYNTSLKMTTSKYYIPSGRSIQSVTYWRDEAGGHADEVPDSLRRAFETLGGRTVFDGQGINPDIEASLGPVSELEEALVRRAAFFRFANRFAAETPTLPTGFAVDDALLARFRAFVDAEDIAYETRAERMLAELVADLDEAGYDATDDEVADLRAELVDEKEADFERHAPRLRERLRQEILSRYVGQPAQVATSLGTDPQLRQAVAVLDDRARYRSVLAPR
- a CDS encoding sulfite exporter TauE/SafE family protein, producing the protein MDPLHIVLLLVTGAIGGFIAGLIGIGGGVIFGPVFFFYFRAIGVDEAILTPLVLGTSLFCTLAASAAGTVSQLKKDGVHRRVALVTGGCAAVAVLLMSRFVTTRPWYDARAFQVVLGVVLLVVVVRMLRKSWQSRRGAAPAIEGAERTTLPFLGGTGLAAGSLAAAAGVGGGVILVPAYNSLVRLPLQRSVGTSTATIVLISLMGVATYAYLGLGADTPSTAIGYVDVGRGLLLALPTMLTARLGVKAVYRLNVNVVRLAFATFAAFVALRLLWEAMTAA
- a CDS encoding dodecin family protein, yielding MSIAKTIEVSSQSTVSFDDAAQNAIREAGRTIKNIRHVWVESFEIEVGDDGTHMFRTHCKVTFVVNHGDDAGGD
- a CDS encoding class I SAM-dependent methyltransferase yields the protein MCTAARSGLYARFFAGCMHRADGTDQRLYGDRKQSLLGALRGTVVEIGAGAGPNARYLAAGTRWVAVEPNVHMYPYLQEQADEFGLDVRPEVGVAEALPVNDASADAVVSTLVLCSVDDVAQALAEVRRVLKPGGRFVFIEHVAAQRGTVRRGAQRVLRRPWGWVADGCRPDRETGLAIEAAGFASLDLERFDADLPFNLVTPHIAGVA
- a CDS encoding methyltransferase domain-containing protein; this encodes MQVPTTPAPLPADQVHAAVRDYYGSTLETSADLKTSACCSTEDLPAQHKAILGQLEDEVLAKFYGCGSPLPPALDGCTVLDLGCGTGRDVFLAAALAGPNGRVIGVDMTAEQLEVAERHAATHAERFGFDTVTTDFRLGTIEDLAALGIEDDSVDVVISNCVLNLTPDKRAAFAEIVRVLKPGGELYFSDVFADRRIPADVAADPVIHGECLGGALYEEDFRRMLIDLGIPDYRIVSSRPIVVEDEAIAAKTGGIQFSSKTVRAFKVTSLEDRCEDYGQVAFYRGGIDEQPHAFLLDDHHLFEKDRPMLVCGNSAAMVQETRYGRYFDVLGNRSTHFGLFDCAPAPASADGEASGGCC